The Mangifera indica cultivar Alphonso chromosome 8, CATAS_Mindica_2.1, whole genome shotgun sequence genome has a window encoding:
- the LOC123224291 gene encoding protein RESISTANCE TO PHYTOPHTHORA 1, chloroplastic, with protein MNTLISTSLNNYRISKLPTHLHNGLSLCSHNKFRSTSLKAVNANGNEVETQTVEQEPPQNEQLKPQSKETIGTSTALDKDLKKVVQKTAATFAPRASTATKNPAVPGTALYTVFEVQGYVSMLLGGALSFNLIFPSNEPDIWRLMGMWSIWMFTIPSLRARDCSKNEKEALNYLFLIIPLLNVIIPFFWKSFAVVWSADIVAFFAIYAWKFGWLQKAE; from the exons atgaacACTTTAATCTCAACATCCCTTAACAATTATCGCATCTCAAAACTCCCCACTCATCTGCACAACGGCTTATCATTATGCAGCCATAATAAGTTTCGTAGCACAAGCTTGAAGGCTGTAAATGCCAACGGAAATGAAGTGGAGACACAGACAGTGGAGCAGGAGCCACCCCAGAATGAACAGCTAAAACCTCAATCCAAGGAAACAATCGGCACCTCTACTGCACTTGATAAAGACCTCAAAAAG GTTGTTCAAAAGACTGCTGCAACCTTTGCGCCAAGGGCTTCCACAGCTACCAAAAACCCCGCTGTTCCTGGAACTGCTTTGTACACTGTTTTTGAGGTTCAAGGGTATGTTTCAATGTTGCTGGGTGGAGCTCTAtcattcaatctcattttcccaTCTAATGAACCTGACATATGGAGACTAATGGGGATGTGGTCAATTTGGATGTTCA CAATTCCATCCCTTCGTGCCCGAGACTGCTCAAAGAATGAGAAGGAAGCACTTAATTATCTCTTTCTCATCATCCCATTGCTCAACGTTATTATTCCTTtcttttggaagtcatttgctGTTGTATGGTCTGCAGACATTGTAGCATTCTTTGCTATATATGCATGGAAG TTTGGGTGGCTGCAGAAGGCAGAGTAA
- the LOC123224290 gene encoding transcription termination factor MTERF4, chloroplastic-like, with translation MKIISYAGITKSNFLLVHADLPALTFCRPQLSSSSMLKVTSDYGKRSRLITRFQHSVTDRTSASSVDASVSNQYTVCLSGKQGVSSSLYSRPSLLEMKNERIANRAKVYDFLQGIGIVPDELDGLELPVTIDVMRERVDFLHNLGLTIEDINNYPLVLGCSVKKNMIPVLDYLGKLGVRKSTFTGFLRRYPQVLHASVVVDLAPVVKYLQGLDIKPNDIPRVLERYPEVLGFKLEGTMSTSVAYLVGIGVARREVGGVLTRYPEILGMRVGRVIKPFVEYLEGLGIPRLAISKLIEQRPHILGFGLEERVKPNVDTLVEFKVRKEALPLVVAQYPEIIGIDLKPKLFGQQNLLNSLIELSLEDFGTVVEKMPQVVSVTNSTILKHVDFLKDCGFSLQQVKKIVVGCPQVLALNIDIMKLCFDYFQGEMKRPLDDLVSFPAFFTYGLQSTIKPRHKMIAKKGLQCSLSWLLNCSDEKFEERMNYDTIDMEEMEMMPSFDMNTLMVPRSDDSSSENEEDSDDEYV, from the coding sequence ATGAAGATCATAAGCTATGCTGGCATtacaaaatctaattttttgctTGTTCATGCAGATTTACCTGCTTTAACTTTCTGTAGACCTCAATTATCTTCTTCATCAATGCTTAAGGTCACAAGTGATTATGGCAAGAGATCTAGATTGATTACAAGGTTTCAGCACTCAGTTACTGACAGAACATCTGCATCTTCTGTGGATGCATCTGTGTCCAATCAATATACTGTTTGTTTAAGTGGGAAACAAGGAGTCTCATCATCCTTGTATAGCCGTCCTAGTTTATTAGAGATGAAGAATGAGAGAATAGCAAATCGTGCCAAGGTTTACGATTTCCTGCAGGGAATTGGTATAGTTCCTGATGAACTTGATGGATTGGAGCTTCCTGTTACAATTGACGTTATGAGAGAACGTGTGGATTTTCTTCACAATTTAGGGTTGACAATTGAAGACATCAATAATTATCCACTGGTTCTTGGCTGCAGTGTTAAAAAGAACATGATACCAGTGCTTGACTACCTGGGCAAATTGGGTGTTAGGAAATCCACTTTCACAGGGTTCTTAAGAAGATACCCGCAAGTCCTTCATGCTAGTGTTGTTGTAGACCTTGCTCCTGTTGTCAAGTATCTGCAGGGGTTGGATATCAAGCCAAATGATATTCCCCGGGTTCTTGAGAGGTACCCAGAAGTGTTAGGATTCAAACTTGAAGGGACGATGAGCACATCAGTGGCTTATTTGGTTGGAATTGGAGTGGCAAGAAGAGAAGTTGGAGGAGTTTTAACCAGATACCCGGAGATTTTAGGCATGCGAGTGGGCCGAGTGATCAAACCTTTTGTGGAATATCTTGAAGGTTTGGGTATTCCAAGATTAGCTATAAGTAAATTGATAGAGCAGCGGCCTCACATCTTGGGTTTTGGATTAGAGGAAAGGGTGAAACCTAATGTTGATACCCTTGTAGAGTTCAAAGTCAGAAAAGAAGCTCTTCCTTTAGTGGTGGCTCAATATCCTGAAATTATAGGGATTGACCTGAAACCAAAGCTTTTTGGTCAACAGAATTTACTTAATTCACTTATTGAGCTGAGTCTTGAGGATTTTGGAACTGTTGTTGAGAAGATGCCCCAGGTTGTTAGTGTAACTAATTCTACCATTTTGAAGCATGTGGATTTCCTTAAGGATTGTGGATTCTCTTTGCAGCAAGTCAAGAAGATCGTTGTGGGGTGTCCCCAAGTGCTTGCTTTGAATATTGACATAATGAAACTTTGCTTTGATTACTTTCAAGGGGAAATGAAAAGGCCTCTGGATGATTTGGTTTCTTTCCCAGCATTCTTTACATATGGTCTGCAGTCTACTATTAAACCGAGACATAAGATGATTGCAAAGAAGGGTTTGCAATGTTCTCTTTCCTGGCTTCTTAACTGCTCTGATGAGAAGTTTGAGGAACGGATGAACTATGACACCATCGATATGGAGGAGATGGAAATGATGCCATCATTTGATATGAATACCCTGATGGTACCAAGGAGTGATGATTCCAGTTCTGAAAATGAGGAAGATAGTGATGATGAATATGTATGA
- the LOC123224292 gene encoding cytochrome c-type biogenesis CcmH-like mitochondrial protein gives MASEDDELKKKQMMDARARNISRNVRCTECGSQSIEDSQADIAVLLRKLIRDEIHSGKTDKEVYKKLEDDYGETVLYTPKFDLQTAALWLSPLLVAGAAGGIWAYNKHRQKTNVHIMALNLVRGVPLTPKEKETMLDLLTPPPPERASPSSWWNRLRA, from the exons ATGGCAAGTGAAGATGATgagttaaaaaagaaacaaatgatGGACGCTAGGGCAAGAAACATTAGTCGCAATGTCCGGTGCACCGAGTGTGGCAGTCAATCCATTGAAGATTCACAAGCAGATATCGCAGTTCTCCTGAGGAAG TTAATTCGTGATGAGATCCACTCTGGGAAAACTGATAAAGAGGTCTACAAAAAGCTTGAGGATGATTATGGGGAGACAGTACTTTATACCCCAAAGTTTGATCTACAGACAGCAGCCTTGTGGCTATCACCG CTTTTAGTTGCAGGTGCTGCTGGAGGAATTTGGGCTTACAACAAGCACAGACAAAAGACTAACGTCCACATCATGGCTTTGAACCTTGTTAGAGGTGTTCCGTTGACCCCGAAAGAAAAGGAAACCATGCTAGACCTCCTTACACCTCCTCCTCCAGAAAGAGCTTCTCCTTCCTCCTGGTGGAATAGGTTGCGTGCTTAA
- the LOC123222841 gene encoding BSD domain-containing protein 1-like — protein sequence MNFFKSVFSDDAESESSNTKLQPEEQNPDPNTPPKLQPSNAGGGGGGGDSWSFGGLLRTLTVKSESVIETYRRDLQEFGTGLRKELEVAQGSVGTVGTVIDEFGNTVLKGTAQIISHGKDAILAIEHEFDSSDNSTNQNNNSGQHKPYSRFDAQVRAIQGDVNTYCEEVDDLDDYDKWKSGFVLDTMNEEIESLFEQNGAMESIYKKVVPSNVDHETFWCRYFYRVFKLKQTEDLRTSLVKRAISGVSAEEEEVLSWDVDDEDGEDESQGNVVTKLNPKEIENVDSKNSGKDVCKEAEAAVKSDLSENKELGDKKLVKEDSLKADDDEGEKSSKSDVDEVGKVSVMEDVTKKVSEEKNSGMNKEDSGLKLDGKVSLTDKGESESSKNSDISVVSSQPSMPEEEDLGWDEIEDLSSMDEKKVTRAGSPTRADLRKRLSVAEEEEDLSWDIEDDDEPVKA from the coding sequence ATGAATTTCTTCAAATCAGTTTTTTCCGATGATGCTGAATCGGAATCCTCCAACACCAAACTACAACCAGAAGAACAAAACCCAGATCCCAACACTCCTCCCAAGCTCCAACCTAGCAAtgctggtggtggtggtggtggtggtgatagCTGGAGTTTTGGTGGTTTACTCAGAACCTTAACCGTCAAATCTGAATCGGTCATTGAAACATACCGTCGCGATCTGCAAGAGTTTGGGACGGGTCTAAGAAAAGAACTTGAGGTGGCCCAGGGTTCCGTAGGGACAGTCGGTACCGTCATTGACGAGTTTGGAAACACCGTTTTGAAAGGGACGGCCCAGATCATCTCTCACGGTAAAGATGCTATCCTTGCTATTGAGCACGAATTTGATTCATCTGATAATAGTACTAATCAGAATAATAATAGTGGGCAACACAAACCATATAGTCGTTTCGATGCTCAGGTTCGTGCGATTCAGGGAGATGTAAATACATATTGTGAGGAagttgatgatttagatgattATGATAAGTGGAAATCTGGGTTTGTTTTAGATACAATGAATGAGGAAATTGAGAGTTTGTTTGAACAAAATGGTGCTATGGAAAGTATATACAAAAAGGTTGTGCCTAGTAATGTTGATCATGAGACCTTTTGGTGTAGGTATTTTTATAGGGTGTTTAAGCTTAAACAGACTGAGGATTTAAGGACTAGTCTTGTGAAGAGAGCCATTTCAGGTGTTTCAGCTGAAGAGGAGGAGGTCTTGAGTTGGgatgttgatgatgaagatggagAGGATGAGAGTCAGGGTAATGTGGTCACTAAATTGAATCCAAAGGAAATTGAAAACGTGGATAGCAAAAATTCTGGAAAGGATGTTTGTAAAGAGGCTGAAGCAGCAGTGAAAAGTGATCtatctgaaaacaaggagttGGGTGATAAAAAACTTGTGAAGGAAGATAGTTTGAAAGCTGATGATGATGAGGGAGAGAAGAGTTCTAAATCTGATGTGGATGAAGTTGGTAAGGTAAGTGTTATGGAAGATGTTACGAAGAAAGTGAGCGAGGAGAAGAATAGTGGAATGAACAAGGAAGATTCAGGATTGAAACTAGATGGGAAGGTGAGTTTGACGGATAAGGGAGAATCGGAGTCTAGTAAAAATAGTGACATTTCAGTTGTGTCAAGCCAGCCATCTATGCCCGAGGAAGAAGACCTTGGGTGGGATGAGATTGAAGATCTTAGCAGCATGGATGAGAAGAAAGTGACTCGTGCTGGGAGCCCAACTAGAGCTGACTTGAGGAAGCGGCTGAGTGTTGcagaagaagaggaagacttgAGTTGGGATATTGAAGATGACGACGAGCCAGTCAAGGCTTGA